A genomic stretch from Vibrio algarum includes:
- the rplB gene encoding 50S ribosomal protein L2, which produces MAIVKCKPTSPGRRHLVKVVNADLHKGKPYAPLLEKNSKNGGRNNNGRITVRHIGGGHKHHYRLIDFKRTKDGIPAKVERIEYDPNRSANIALVLYADGERRYIIAPKGIQAGDQLQSGVDAPIKAGNTLPMRNIPVGSTVHCVELKPGKGAQIARSAGAYAQIVARDGAYVTLRLRSGEMRKVLSEGRATVGEVGNSEHMLRELGKAGASRWRGVRPTVRGVVMNPVDHPHGGGEGRTSGGRHPVSPWGMPTKGYKTRKNKRTDKYIVRRRNK; this is translated from the coding sequence ATGGCTATTGTTAAATGTAAGCCGACTTCCCCTGGTCGTCGTCACTTAGTTAAAGTTGTTAATGCTGACCTTCATAAGGGTAAGCCATACGCTCCACTTTTAGAGAAAAACTCTAAAAATGGTGGTCGTAACAACAACGGTCGTATTACTGTACGTCACATCGGTGGTGGTCATAAACATCACTACCGTTTGATTGACTTCAAACGTACTAAAGACGGTATCCCAGCGAAAGTTGAGCGTATCGAATACGATCCAAACCGTAGCGCAAACATTGCTCTAGTTCTGTACGCAGACGGTGAGCGCCGCTACATCATTGCACCTAAAGGCATCCAAGCGGGTGACCAACTACAATCTGGTGTTGATGCGCCTATCAAAGCAGGTAACACTCTGCCGATGCGTAACATCCCAGTAGGTTCTACTGTTCACTGTGTTGAACTAAAACCTGGTAAAGGTGCACAAATTGCTCGTTCTGCAGGTGCATACGCACAAATCGTCGCTCGCGACGGTGCATATGTAACTCTACGCCTACGTTCAGGTGAAATGCGCAAAGTACTTTCTGAAGGCCGTGCAACGGTTGGTGAAGTTGGTAACTCTGAGCATATGCTACGTGAACTAGGTAAAGCTGGTGCTAGTCGCTGGCGTGGTGTTCGTCCAACCGTTCGCGGTGTGGTAATGAACCCAGTCGATCACCCACATGGTGGTGGTGAAGGCCGTACTTCTGGTGGCCGTCACCCTGTATCACCTTGGGGTATGCCTACTAAAGGCTATAAGACACGTAAGAACAAGCGCACTGACAAGTACATTGTACGTCGTCGTAATAAATAA
- the rplP gene encoding 50S ribosomal protein L16, whose amino-acid sequence MLQPKRTKFRKVQTGRNRGLAKGTDVSFGTFGLKAVGRGRLTARQIEAARRAMTRHVKRQGQIWIRIFPDKPITEKPLEVRQGKGKGNVEYWVAQIQPGKVMYEMDGVPEELAREAFRLAARKLPIKTTFVTKQVM is encoded by the coding sequence ATGTTACAACCTAAACGTACTAAGTTCCGTAAGGTTCAGACTGGTCGCAACCGTGGTCTAGCTAAAGGTACTGATGTAAGCTTCGGCACCTTCGGTCTTAAAGCAGTCGGCCGTGGCCGTCTAACTGCTCGTCAGATCGAAGCAGCACGTCGTGCGATGACGCGTCACGTTAAGCGTCAAGGTCAAATCTGGATTCGTATTTTCCCAGACAAACCTATCACTGAAAAACCACTTGAAGTTCGTCAAGGTAAAGGTAAGGGTAATGTAGAGTACTGGGTTGCCCAAATCCAACCGGGTAAAGTAATGTACGAAATGGATGGTGTACCTGAAGAGTTGGCACGTGAAGCGTTCCGCCTAGCGGCTCGTAAACTGCCAATCAAAACAACATTTGTAACTAAGCAGGTGATGTGA
- the rplD gene encoding 50S ribosomal protein L4 gives MELIVKGADALTVSETTFGREFNEALVHQVVVAFAAGARQGTRAQKTRSEVSGGGAKPWRQKGTGRARAGTIRSPIWRTGGVTFAAKPQDHSQKVNKKMYRGAMKSILSELVRQERLIVVDNFSVEAPKTKELVAKLKELELNDVLIVTGEVDENLFLAARNLYKVDARDVTALDPVSLIAFDKVLITAEAVKQVEEMLA, from the coding sequence ATGGAATTGATAGTTAAAGGTGCTGATGCACTAACTGTTTCCGAAACTACCTTCGGACGTGAGTTTAATGAAGCTCTAGTACATCAAGTAGTTGTTGCGTTTGCAGCAGGTGCTCGACAAGGTACTCGTGCTCAAAAGACTCGTTCTGAAGTATCTGGCGGCGGTGCTAAGCCTTGGCGTCAAAAAGGTACTGGCCGTGCACGTGCTGGTACAATTCGTAGCCCAATCTGGCGTACAGGTGGTGTTACTTTTGCTGCGAAACCACAGGATCACAGCCAAAAAGTTAACAAAAAAATGTACCGTGGTGCTATGAAAAGCATTCTTTCTGAGCTTGTTCGTCAAGAGCGTTTAATCGTTGTTGATAACTTCTCAGTAGAAGCACCAAAAACTAAAGAGCTAGTAGCTAAGCTTAAAGAACTTGAGCTTAATGATGTTCTAATCGTAACTGGCGAAGTAGATGAAAATCTATTCTTAGCTGCTCGTAACCTTTATAAAGTTGATGCTCGTGACGTTACTGCACTTGATCCAGTAAGTCTGATTGCATTTGACAAGGTTCTTATAACTGCTGAAGCAGTTAAGCAAGTTGAGGAGATGCTGGCATGA
- a CDS encoding DUF2065 domain-containing protein, protein MSNSIWLAIGLVLVVEGLGPLLAPQGWRSMVSQLSEQPDNQLRRIGGCLVVAGAVIAFMVS, encoded by the coding sequence ATGAGTAATTCAATTTGGTTAGCGATTGGCTTGGTATTAGTTGTAGAGGGTTTAGGGCCGTTACTCGCCCCTCAAGGCTGGCGTTCTATGGTTTCGCAACTTAGTGAGCAACCTGATAATCAATTACGACGAATAGGTGGTTGCCTAGTGGTTGCTGGGGCAGTGATCGCGTTTATGGTTTCTTAA
- the hfq gene encoding RNA chaperone Hfq, which produces MAKGQSLQDPFLNALRRERVPVSIYLVNGIKLQGQIESFDQFVILLKNTVNQMVYKHAISTVVPARAVTHHTNTDRPQGDRPQEKSDD; this is translated from the coding sequence ATGGCTAAGGGGCAATCTTTACAAGACCCATTCTTAAACGCGCTACGTCGTGAACGCGTGCCTGTTTCAATTTATCTAGTGAACGGTATCAAACTTCAAGGTCAAATCGAATCTTTCGACCAGTTTGTTATACTTTTGAAAAATACTGTCAATCAGATGGTATATAAGCATGCAATTTCTACTGTAGTTCCTGCTCGTGCAGTAACTCATCATACAAACACAGATCGTCCACAAGGCGACCGACCACAAGAGAAATCAGACGATTAA
- the rplV gene encoding 50S ribosomal protein L22, with translation MEALAKHNFARISPQKARLVADQIRGKSVDQALETLTFSNKKAAVLIKKVLESAIANAEHNEGADIDDLNVAKIFVDEGPIMKRIMPRAKGRADRILKRSSHITIVVADR, from the coding sequence ATGGAAGCTTTAGCTAAACATAACTTTGCTCGTATTTCGCCTCAAAAGGCTCGCTTAGTTGCAGACCAAATTCGCGGTAAATCTGTTGACCAAGCTCTAGAAACTCTAACGTTCAGCAACAAAAAAGCTGCTGTTCTTATTAAGAAAGTTCTAGAGTCAGCAATCGCAAATGCGGAACACAACGAAGGTGCAGACATTGACGATCTTAATGTCGCAAAAATCTTCGTAGATGAAGGCCCTATCATGAAGCGTATTATGCCTCGTGCTAAAGGTCGTGCCGATCGTATCTTGAAGCGTTCAAGCCACATCACTATTGTTGTAGCAGATCGCTAG
- the hflC gene encoding protease modulator HflC — MRKLMIPVIFAALALMLMSLFVIPEGERGIVIRFGRILKDNNDISKIHEPGLHFKMPLFDTVKKLDAKILTMDGQADRFVTAEKKDVIIDTYVKWRIEDFGQYYLATGGGNTLTAQALLERKVTDVLRSEIGAREIKQIVSGPRSGVITPVLGEDGELMPESALEALEVDGQRDMIMLEVLNDTRPSAMKDLGVYIVDFRMKKINLPDEISESIYRRMRAERESVARKHRSQGREKAEIIRAQAELEVATVLAEADKTARVTRGSADAEAASIYSGAYSKDPEFYSFLRSLSAYKKSFADKSDILVLDPKSDFFKYMNDSSGGSDK; from the coding sequence ATGCGTAAGTTAATGATCCCTGTAATTTTTGCTGCGCTAGCCTTAATGCTAATGTCGCTTTTTGTTATTCCGGAAGGCGAACGTGGAATTGTAATTCGATTTGGCCGAATCTTGAAAGATAACAATGATATTTCTAAGATTCACGAGCCAGGTTTGCATTTCAAAATGCCACTGTTTGACACCGTGAAGAAACTTGATGCGAAAATCCTAACTATGGATGGCCAGGCTGACCGTTTCGTAACGGCTGAGAAAAAAGACGTTATTATTGATACCTACGTTAAGTGGCGAATCGAAGATTTCGGTCAATATTACCTCGCTACGGGCGGTGGTAATACGCTAACAGCTCAAGCACTTCTTGAACGTAAAGTTACCGATGTTCTTCGTTCAGAAATTGGTGCACGCGAAATAAAACAGATTGTATCTGGTCCTCGTAGCGGAGTGATTACTCCGGTTCTTGGTGAAGATGGCGAACTAATGCCTGAGTCTGCGCTTGAAGCTTTAGAAGTTGATGGCCAGCGTGACATGATTATGTTGGAAGTATTGAATGATACTCGACCTAGTGCAATGAAAGACTTAGGTGTCTATATCGTTGACTTCAGAATGAAGAAAATAAATCTTCCGGATGAAATCAGTGAGTCCATCTACCGTCGTATGCGTGCGGAGCGAGAATCTGTTGCTAGAAAACACCGTTCACAAGGTCGTGAAAAGGCGGAAATCATTCGTGCTCAAGCTGAACTTGAAGTTGCAACCGTTCTAGCTGAAGCAGATAAAACAGCCAGAGTGACTCGAGGTTCTGCAGACGCAGAAGCGGCTTCTATATACTCTGGTGCATATAGCAAAGACCCTGAGTTCTATAGCTTCTTACGTTCATTGTCCGCGTATAAAAAATCCTTTGCAGACAAGAGTGATATTCTTGTTCTTGATCCGAAGAGTGATTTCTTTAAGTACATGAATGATTCTAGCGGTGGATCTGATAAGTAA
- the rpsJ gene encoding 30S ribosomal protein S10: MQNQRIRIRLKAFDYKLIDQSTAEIVETAKRTGAQVRGPIPLPTRKERFTILVSPHVNKDARDQYEIRTHKRLIDIVEPTDKTVDALMRLDLAAGVDVQISLG; encoded by the coding sequence ATGCAGAACCAACGTATTCGTATCCGCCTTAAAGCTTTCGATTATAAACTAATCGATCAGTCTACAGCGGAAATCGTAGAAACAGCAAAGCGTACCGGCGCGCAGGTTCGTGGTCCTATTCCACTACCTACACGTAAAGAGCGTTTCACTATTCTAGTCTCTCCACACGTTAACAAAGATGCGCGTGACCAGTACGAAATTCGTACCCACAAGCGTCTGATCGACATCGTTGAACCAACTGATAAGACTGTAGACGCTCTAATGCGTTTAGATCTTGCAGCTGGTGTCGATGTTCAAATCAGCTTAGGTTAA
- the miaA gene encoding tRNA (adenosine(37)-N6)-dimethylallyltransferase MiaA, translated as MNNELPLALFLMGPTASGKTELAIKLRQKFPVEIISVDSALIYKGMDIGTAKPDAQEQAQAPHRLIDILDPVEAYSAADFRRDALKEMSDIVAEGKIPLLVGGTMLYYKALLEGLSPLPAADQAIRQQIEEEANVLGWEALHQQLRDLDPVSAQRIHPNDPQRLSRALEVYRISGKTLTELTKIKGEPLPYNVKQFAISPKERAELHRRIELRFEKMIDAGFEEEMKALYARKDLHVDLPSIRCVGYRQMWDYLDGNSSLDEAVFRGVCATRQLAKRQITWLRSWDNLTWLDSENINEAFEIISNEIASN; from the coding sequence ATGAATAATGAATTACCCTTAGCGCTATTCTTGATGGGACCAACAGCATCTGGTAAAACAGAATTAGCAATAAAACTAAGACAAAAATTCCCTGTCGAGATAATCAGCGTTGACTCAGCGCTTATCTATAAAGGAATGGATATTGGTACCGCTAAGCCGGACGCACAAGAGCAAGCTCAAGCTCCACATAGATTAATCGATATTCTCGATCCTGTAGAGGCTTATTCCGCCGCGGATTTTAGGCGAGATGCACTGAAAGAAATGAGCGATATTGTTGCTGAAGGTAAAATTCCCCTGCTCGTAGGGGGAACTATGCTCTATTATAAGGCTCTATTAGAAGGGCTTTCTCCATTACCTGCTGCAGATCAAGCGATTAGGCAGCAGATTGAAGAAGAAGCAAATGTGCTTGGTTGGGAGGCGCTGCATCAGCAATTACGAGACCTTGATCCCGTATCTGCGCAAAGAATCCACCCAAATGATCCTCAAAGGTTATCAAGGGCATTGGAAGTTTATCGAATTTCAGGTAAAACTTTAACGGAACTGACTAAAATAAAAGGAGAACCTCTCCCTTATAATGTTAAACAGTTTGCTATATCTCCCAAGGAAAGGGCTGAATTGCATCGTCGTATCGAGCTTAGATTTGAAAAAATGATCGACGCAGGGTTTGAAGAAGAAATGAAAGCACTCTATGCTCGAAAAGATCTTCATGTAGATTTACCATCAATTCGATGTGTTGGTTACCGACAGATGTGGGATTATTTAGACGGGAATAGCAGTTTAGACGAAGCGGTTTTTCGCGGTGTCTGTGCAACTCGTCAATTGGCCAAGCGACAGATTACCTGGTTACGCAGCTGGGATAATTTAACTTGGTTAGATAGCGAGAACATAAATGAAGCATTTGAGATTATCTCTAACGAAATAGCCTCAAACTAA
- the rpsS gene encoding 30S ribosomal protein S19 encodes MPRSLKKGPFIDLHLLKKVEKAVESGDKKPIKTWSRRSMIIPTMIGLTIAVHNGRQHVPVFVTDEMIGHKLGEFAPTRTYRGHAADKKAKKK; translated from the coding sequence ATGCCACGTTCTCTCAAGAAAGGTCCTTTTATTGACCTACACTTGCTGAAGAAGGTAGAGAAAGCGGTGGAAAGCGGAGACAAAAAGCCTATTAAGACTTGGTCCCGTCGCTCAATGATCATACCTACTATGATCGGTTTGACCATCGCTGTCCATAATGGTCGTCAGCACGTTCCAGTATTTGTAACTGATGAAATGATCGGTCACAAACTGGGTGAATTTGCACCTACTCGTACTTATCGCGGCCATGCTGCAGATAAGAAAGCGAAAAAGAAATAA
- the rplW gene encoding 50S ribosomal protein L23, translating to MITEERLLKVLRAPHISEKATMAAEKANTIVFKVAKDATKREIKAAVEKLFEVEVKTVNTLILKGKTKRQGQREGRRSDVKKAYVTLKEGQDLDFVGGAE from the coding sequence ATGATCACTGAAGAGCGTCTACTAAAAGTTCTACGTGCTCCACATATCTCTGAGAAAGCAACTATGGCGGCAGAGAAAGCGAATACTATCGTTTTCAAAGTAGCAAAAGATGCAACTAAAAGAGAAATCAAAGCAGCAGTAGAAAAGCTATTTGAAGTTGAAGTTAAGACTGTAAATACTCTTATTCTTAAGGGTAAGACCAAGCGTCAAGGTCAACGTGAAGGCCGTCGTTCAGACGTGAAAAAAGCCTACGTTACTTTGAAAGAAGGTCAAGATCTTGACTTCGTTGGCGGTGCGGAATAA
- the mutL gene encoding DNA mismatch repair endonuclease MutL — MTIKILPARLANQIAAGEVVERPASVVKELVENSLDSGATRIDIDIEKGGSKLIRVRDNGKGIVKDELALALSRHATSKIHTLDDLEAIMSLGFRGEALASISAVSRLTLTSRTATQEQAWSAYSEGRDMQVKLQPTAHPIGSTVEVLDLFFNTPARRKFLRTDKTEFTHIDELLKRIALSRFDVTINLKHNGKSVRQYRAAKNAIQTEKRISAVCGAAFVRHMLNIELEHNGLRLHGWITSPEGARQQSDLQYCYVNGRMMRDKLINHAIRQSYSSSLRPEQFACYVLFIEIDPHQVDVNVHPAKHEVRFHQGRLVHDFIYQALSDSLAQSLYVDEPKASESAYHTELVEPVKNQIMEAVESIPSYPGRQDYKNKFASEAVEPKCTKIPDEQPNKSWIESLKAESNRAKRPRSENKKQEARPTNQEVQAYKELLATPDVVPVKSSLIEPEIKVSSNKKPISSIGKAFSIVEQQYLLTQSDVGEVLISLVKAEWYRIYGQLQTSKHQLTAQPLLVPLSIKITKQDMETCRKYQDLFALLALQLKEKNNANIMVMGVPQPLRQQNLQQVVPNLLSYLAQNDGVLSASDIANWLADEITQVKSSYTLSEGIQLLSELEQLWEGKLPFHDSTFVQSVSFNTTISMFTKNV; from the coding sequence ATGACGATAAAAATTCTGCCAGCGCGTTTGGCAAACCAAATCGCTGCCGGTGAAGTCGTTGAAAGGCCAGCTTCTGTTGTAAAAGAGCTAGTAGAGAATAGCTTAGATTCTGGTGCGACTCGAATCGATATTGATATCGAGAAAGGTGGCAGCAAATTAATACGTGTTCGTGATAATGGCAAAGGTATTGTTAAAGACGAATTAGCTTTGGCGCTTAGTCGCCATGCCACATCAAAAATACATACCCTTGATGATCTAGAAGCGATAATGAGCCTTGGGTTTCGTGGTGAGGCTTTAGCTAGTATCAGCGCAGTATCTCGACTAACTTTGACGTCTCGAACCGCTACTCAAGAGCAAGCATGGTCTGCATATAGTGAAGGCCGCGATATGCAAGTGAAATTGCAACCGACAGCACATCCAATTGGTTCTACGGTTGAGGTTTTAGATCTGTTCTTTAACACCCCTGCTCGACGTAAATTTCTACGCACAGACAAGACCGAATTTACTCATATTGATGAACTACTTAAACGCATTGCTCTAAGTCGATTCGATGTCACCATCAATTTAAAGCATAACGGTAAGTCAGTACGTCAATATCGTGCGGCTAAAAATGCAATTCAAACTGAAAAGAGAATCTCTGCGGTATGCGGTGCGGCATTTGTTCGACATATGCTTAATATCGAATTAGAACATAACGGCTTACGCTTACATGGTTGGATTACCTCTCCGGAAGGGGCAAGACAGCAAAGCGATCTTCAGTATTGTTATGTGAATGGTCGAATGATGCGCGATAAACTGATTAATCACGCTATTCGACAAAGTTATTCAAGCAGCCTGCGCCCTGAGCAGTTTGCTTGTTATGTTCTTTTTATTGAAATTGATCCTCATCAGGTAGATGTTAACGTACACCCAGCTAAGCATGAGGTTCGTTTTCATCAAGGTCGTTTAGTACATGATTTTATTTACCAAGCGTTGTCAGATTCATTGGCACAAAGTCTTTACGTAGATGAACCTAAGGCTTCTGAATCGGCATACCATACCGAACTAGTTGAACCTGTTAAAAACCAAATAATGGAAGCGGTCGAAAGTATTCCGTCGTACCCAGGAAGGCAAGATTATAAAAACAAATTTGCTTCAGAGGCAGTAGAGCCTAAATGCACGAAAATACCAGATGAACAACCCAATAAAAGTTGGATTGAGTCTTTAAAAGCAGAGTCTAATAGAGCGAAACGTCCACGTTCGGAGAACAAAAAACAAGAAGCCAGACCAACAAATCAAGAAGTACAAGCCTATAAAGAATTATTAGCCACTCCTGACGTAGTGCCTGTTAAATCGAGTCTGATTGAACCAGAGATAAAGGTATCATCAAATAAAAAACCAATCAGCTCTATAGGGAAGGCATTTTCAATTGTAGAACAACAATACTTACTGACTCAATCTGATGTTGGTGAAGTGCTTATCTCACTTGTAAAGGCGGAGTGGTATCGGATCTACGGGCAATTGCAAACATCTAAACATCAACTAACGGCACAACCGCTGTTAGTGCCACTATCTATAAAGATCACCAAACAAGATATGGAGACATGTAGAAAATACCAAGACTTGTTTGCTCTATTGGCGTTGCAGCTTAAAGAAAAAAACAACGCTAATATTATGGTTATGGGGGTACCTCAGCCTTTGCGTCAACAAAACTTGCAGCAAGTTGTTCCCAATCTGTTATCGTACTTAGCTCAGAATGACGGTGTTTTATCTGCTTCAGATATCGCGAATTGGTTGGCTGATGAAATTACTCAAGTAAAAAGCAGCTACACTTTATCTGAAGGTATACAGCTTTTATCAGAATTAGAGCAATTATGGGAAGGGAAATTACCCTTCCATGACTCAACTTTTGTCCAGTCTGTTAGTTTCAATACTACAATTTCTATGTTTACTAAAAACGTATAA
- the rplC gene encoding 50S ribosomal protein L3, which translates to MIGLVGRKVGMTRVFTEEGVSIPVTVVEVEANRVAQVKTLENDGYAAIQITAGAKKANRVTKPEAGHFAKAGVEAGRGLWEFRLENGEEFEVGAELNVELFNEIKKVDVTGTSKGKGFQGVIKRWNFSTQDMTHGNSLSHRAPGSIGQCQTPGRVFKGKKMAGHMGAERVTTQNLEIVRVDAERNLLLIKGAVPGSTGGNVIVKPAVKA; encoded by the coding sequence ATGATTGGTCTAGTCGGACGTAAAGTGGGTATGACCCGCGTATTTACCGAAGAAGGCGTTTCTATCCCAGTTACAGTTGTTGAAGTAGAAGCTAACCGCGTTGCTCAAGTTAAAACTCTTGAAAACGACGGCTATGCAGCTATCCAAATTACTGCTGGTGCTAAGAAAGCTAACCGTGTAACTAAGCCAGAAGCTGGTCACTTTGCGAAAGCAGGTGTAGAAGCTGGCCGCGGTCTTTGGGAATTCCGTTTAGAAAACGGAGAAGAGTTTGAAGTTGGCGCTGAGCTAAACGTAGAACTATTCAATGAAATTAAAAAAGTAGACGTTACTGGTACATCTAAAGGTAAGGGCTTCCAAGGCGTAATTAAGCGTTGGAACTTCAGTACTCAAGATATGACTCACGGTAACTCTTTGTCTCACCGCGCACCGGGTTCAATTGGCCAATGTCAAACTCCAGGCCGCGTGTTTAAAGGCAAAAAAATGGCAGGTCACATGGGTGCTGAGCGTGTTACGACTCAAAACCTTGAGATCGTACGTGTTGACGCTGAGCGCAATCTGCTTCTTATTAAAGGTGCAGTACCGGGCTCAACAGGTGGCAACGTGATCGTAAAACCAGCTGTTAAAGCATAA
- the rpsC gene encoding 30S ribosomal protein S3, protein MGQKVHPNGIRLGIVKPWNATWFANTKEFADNLDGDFKVRQFLTKELQKASLSRIVIERPAKSIRVTIHTARPGVVIGKKGEDVEKLRTAVAKIAGVPAQINIAEVRKPELDGQLVADSIASQLERRVMFRRAMKRAVQNAMRLGAKGIKVEVSGRLGGAEIARTEWYREGRVPLHTLRADIDYATSSAHTQYGVIGIKVWIFKGEILGGMPAANAVEPKADKPKKQRKGRK, encoded by the coding sequence ATGGGTCAGAAAGTACATCCAAATGGTATTCGTCTTGGCATCGTTAAGCCTTGGAATGCTACATGGTTTGCTAATACCAAAGAGTTCGCTGACAACCTAGACGGCGACTTCAAGGTACGTCAGTTCCTAACTAAGGAACTACAAAAAGCATCTTTATCACGTATCGTTATCGAACGTCCTGCTAAGAGCATTCGTGTGACTATTCACACTGCTCGTCCAGGCGTAGTTATCGGTAAAAAAGGTGAAGACGTTGAGAAGCTACGCACAGCTGTAGCTAAAATTGCAGGTGTACCAGCGCAAATTAACATTGCAGAAGTACGCAAGCCAGAGCTAGACGGTCAATTAGTGGCTGATAGCATCGCGTCTCAGCTAGAGCGTCGCGTAATGTTCCGTCGTGCTATGAAGCGCGCAGTACAAAACGCAATGCGCCTAGGTGCGAAGGGTATCAAGGTTGAAGTAAGCGGTCGTTTAGGCGGCGCTGAAATCGCGCGTACTGAATGGTACCGTGAAGGCCGTGTGCCACTACACACACTACGTGCTGATATTGATTACGCAACTTCTTCGGCTCACACCCAATACGGTGTGATCGGCATTAAAGTTTGGATTTTCAAAGGTGAAATTCTAGGCGGTATGCCAGCTGCTAACGCAGTAGAGCCAAAGGCTGACAAGCCTAAGAAGCAGCGTAAAGGCCGTAAATAA
- the hflK gene encoding FtsH protease activity modulator HflK, with product MAWNEPGNNNGNNNGRDNDPWGNKDDRGKQSGGRDQGPPDLDEVFSKLSQKLGGKFGKKGGIPSIGGGSGGAIGFGLIAVVAFAIWVFSGFYTIGEAEKGVVLRLGKYSHIEDPGLNWRARFVDEVTPVNVQAIRALRASGTMLTKDENVVTVEMGVQYRVSDPYKYLFRVTNADDSLRQATDSALRAVIGDSLMDSILTSGRQQIRQSTQETLNRIIDNYDMGLIIVDVNFQSSRPPEQVKDAFDDAIAAREDEERFIREAEAYKNEILPKATGRAERLKKEAQGYTERTVNEALGQVAQFEKLLPEYNVAPSVTRDRLYLDTMEEVYSSTSKVLIDSESSGNLLYLPMDKLGQSSGASTSKRATTSTYDDLQLESQRTDTTPVETSTDRSTSTRQGRY from the coding sequence ATGGCGTGGAATGAGCCTGGAAATAACAACGGCAATAATAATGGCCGGGATAACGACCCTTGGGGTAATAAAGATGATCGTGGTAAGCAATCCGGAGGCCGCGATCAAGGTCCGCCAGACTTAGACGAAGTATTTAGTAAACTGAGTCAAAAGCTGGGCGGAAAATTTGGTAAAAAAGGTGGCATACCTTCAATTGGTGGTGGAAGCGGTGGCGCAATAGGTTTTGGCCTTATTGCTGTTGTCGCTTTTGCAATTTGGGTATTCTCAGGCTTCTACACTATTGGTGAAGCAGAGAAAGGTGTTGTATTACGCCTAGGTAAATATTCTCATATTGAAGATCCTGGTCTGAACTGGCGTGCTCGCTTTGTTGATGAAGTAACACCTGTAAACGTGCAAGCGATTAGAGCATTGCGCGCATCAGGCACTATGTTAACTAAAGATGAGAACGTAGTAACGGTAGAAATGGGTGTTCAATATAGGGTTTCTGACCCATATAAATATCTATTTAGAGTGACTAACGCTGATGATAGTTTGCGTCAAGCCACTGATTCTGCACTTCGTGCGGTTATTGGTGACTCATTGATGGACTCGATTTTAACCAGCGGTCGTCAACAGATTCGTCAAAGTACTCAAGAAACGTTAAATCGTATTATTGATAACTACGATATGGGTTTGATAATTGTAGATGTGAACTTCCAATCTTCACGTCCTCCTGAGCAAGTTAAAGATGCATTTGATGATGCAATCGCCGCTCGAGAAGATGAAGAGCGTTTCATTCGTGAAGCGGAGGCTTACAAAAATGAAATTCTACCTAAAGCAACGGGTCGAGCAGAACGTTTGAAGAAAGAAGCACAAGGTTATACAGAGCGTACAGTTAACGAAGCGCTTGGTCAGGTTGCACAATTCGAGAAGTTACTTCCTGAATATAATGTAGCGCCAAGTGTTACGCGTGATCGTCTGTATCTAGATACGATGGAAGAAGTATATAGTTCTACATCTAAAGTGCTGATTGATTCGGAATCTAGCGGTAATTTACTTTATCTACCAATGGATAAGCTTGGACAAAGTTCAGGTGCTTCGACCTCTAAGCGAGCAACGACATCGACGTATGATGATTTACAGCTAGAGTCTCAACGCACTGATACGACTCCGGTAGAGACATCAACTGACCGCTCAACTAGCACACGTCAAGGGAGATACTAA